One Kineococcus aurantiacus genomic window carries:
- a CDS encoding cryptochrome/photolyase family protein: MAQDLPQTSPATRRWLFADQLGPHFLDGPHQPVLLIESRDVFTRGRFHRRKAHLILSALRHRAAELGDQCVFVRTGTYREGLAECGERVSVCDPTSYPARRFVRRLPDVEVLASRGFVVSERQFAEWTARRGEGRLLMEDFYRDVRRHHRLLMDGSGPVGGTWNYDHDNREAPPRRESLDVAEPFWPTEDEIDEEVRADLDRWERDGDVRFTGTDGPRRFAVTRREALSGLRRFLSERLEQFGVYEDAMLAGDPWMAHSLLSVPQNLGLLDPLEVARRAEEFGREHDVRLASVEGFVRQVVGWRSYTWHLYWHLGREYKRRNALGARNTLPDWFADLDADAVQANCLRHVLGGVRDEGWVHHIPRLMVLGNWALQRGYRPDELADWFWRNFVDGYDWVMTTNVVGMSQHADHGVLATKPYASGGAYIDRMSDFCGGCRYDPKVRVGEDACPFTAGYWNFLAGHREELAGNRRMTRALSGLDRLRDLDGVLHQEAERGDGPP, from the coding sequence GTGGCCCAGGACCTCCCGCAGACGTCCCCGGCCACCCGCCGCTGGCTGTTCGCCGACCAGCTCGGCCCGCACTTCCTCGACGGCCCCCACCAGCCCGTCCTGCTCATCGAGTCCCGCGACGTGTTCACCCGCGGGCGCTTCCACCGCCGCAAGGCGCACCTCATCCTGTCCGCCCTGCGGCACCGGGCCGCCGAGCTGGGCGACCAGTGCGTCTTCGTCCGCACCGGGACGTACCGGGAGGGGCTCGCCGAGTGCGGGGAACGGGTCAGCGTGTGCGACCCCACGAGCTACCCGGCCCGCCGGTTCGTGCGCCGGCTGCCCGACGTGGAGGTGCTCGCCTCGCGGGGGTTCGTGGTCTCCGAGCGGCAGTTCGCCGAGTGGACGGCCCGCCGGGGGGAGGGCCGGCTGCTCATGGAGGACTTCTACCGCGACGTCCGCCGCCACCACCGGCTGCTCATGGACGGGTCCGGGCCCGTCGGCGGGACGTGGAACTACGACCACGACAACCGCGAGGCGCCCCCGCGCCGGGAGTCCCTGGACGTGGCCGAGCCGTTCTGGCCCACCGAGGACGAGATCGACGAGGAGGTGCGCGCCGACCTCGACCGCTGGGAGCGCGACGGGGACGTGCGGTTCACCGGGACCGACGGGCCGCGGCGGTTCGCGGTCACCCGCCGGGAGGCCCTGTCCGGTCTGCGCCGGTTCCTGTCCGAGCGGCTGGAGCAGTTCGGCGTCTACGAGGACGCCATGCTGGCCGGGGACCCCTGGATGGCGCACTCGCTGCTGTCGGTGCCGCAGAACCTGGGGCTGCTGGACCCCCTGGAGGTGGCGCGGCGGGCCGAGGAGTTCGGCCGGGAGCACGACGTCCGGCTGGCCTCGGTGGAGGGTTTCGTCCGGCAGGTCGTCGGCTGGCGGTCCTACACGTGGCACCTCTACTGGCACCTGGGGCGGGAGTACAAGCGGCGCAACGCGCTGGGCGCGCGGAACACCCTGCCGGACTGGTTCGCCGACCTCGACGCCGACGCCGTGCAGGCCAACTGCCTGCGGCACGTGCTGGGCGGGGTCCGCGACGAGGGGTGGGTCCACCACATCCCGCGCCTCATGGTGCTGGGGAACTGGGCCTTGCAGCGCGGCTACCGGCCCGACGAGCTCGCGGACTGGTTCTGGCGCAACTTCGTCGACGGGTACGACTGGGTCATGACGACGAACGTCGTGGGCATGTCCCAGCACGCCGACCACGGGGTGCTGGCGACGAAGCCGTACGCGTCCGGCGGCGCCTACATCGACCGCATGAGCGACTTCTGCGGCGGGTGCCGCTACGACCCGAAGGTGCGGGTCGGCGAGGACGCCTGCCCCTTCACGGCCGGGTACTGGAACTTCCTCGCCGGGCACCGGGAGGAACTGGCGGGCAACCGGCGGATGACGCGGGCGCTGAGCGGGCTGGACCGGCTGCGCGACCTCGACGGCGTGCTGCACCAGGAGGCGGAGCGGGGGGACGGGCCACCGTGA
- a CDS encoding MBL fold metallo-hydrolase: protein MDVHPLSLTFVGTATVLLRWGGLTLLTDPNFLHRGQFAYLGKGLVSRRLTEPAMRVDELPPLSGVVLSHLHGDHFDRVARRGLDHAVPVLTTPHARRRLVRRHGFEDVTGLRTWESRVLVARGDQVRVTAAPGRHAPGAAQALLPPVMGSVLEFGPVGGAVQRRVYVSGDTLNVPELREVPARYPDVDLAVLHLGGTTLPGGLVVTMDGVQGADLLELVRPATAVPVHHDDYGVFRSPLSAFTDEVDRRGLSGRVRCVARGETVRF, encoded by the coding sequence GTGGACGTGCACCCGTTGTCCCTGACGTTCGTCGGCACCGCGACCGTGCTGCTGCGGTGGGGCGGCCTGACGCTGCTCACCGACCCCAACTTCCTGCACCGGGGCCAGTTCGCCTACCTCGGCAAGGGTCTCGTCTCGCGACGGCTCACCGAGCCGGCGATGCGCGTGGACGAGCTGCCGCCGCTGTCGGGCGTCGTCCTGTCGCACCTGCACGGCGACCACTTCGACCGGGTGGCCCGGCGCGGCCTGGACCACGCCGTGCCGGTGCTGACCACCCCGCACGCCCGGCGCCGGCTGGTGCGCCGCCACGGCTTCGAGGACGTCACCGGTCTGCGGACGTGGGAGTCCCGCGTCCTGGTGGCCAGGGGCGACCAGGTGCGGGTGACCGCCGCCCCGGGCCGGCACGCCCCCGGCGCGGCCCAGGCGCTGCTGCCGCCCGTCATGGGCAGCGTCCTGGAGTTCGGGCCCGTGGGCGGCGCGGTGCAGCGGCGGGTGTACGTCTCGGGGGACACCCTGAACGTCCCCGAGCTGCGCGAGGTCCCCGCCCGCTACCCGGACGTGGACCTGGCCGTGCTGCACCTGGGGGGCACCACCCTGCCCGGCGGGCTGGTGGTCACCATGGACGGTGTGCAGGGGGCGGACCTGCTGGAGCTGGTGCGCCCGGCCACCGCGGTCCCGGTCCACCACGACGACTACGGCGTGTTCCGGTCCCCGCTGTCCGCGTTCACCGACGAGGTGGACCGCCGCGGCCTGTCCGGGCGGGTGCGGTGCGTGGCCCGGGGGGAGACCGTGCGGTTCTGA
- a CDS encoding VOC family protein, translating to MHRSRFSTLLVDVPRAEAARAVGFWSAALGTGAEPEPGQPQFVSLPGAFPGLVVAVQALEEGQARFHVDVETDDVAAETARLTALGAVEVSAWEGCRTLRAPGGHLLCVIPVHDPAGFAQHATTWT from the coding sequence GTGCACCGCAGCCGGTTCTCGACGCTGCTCGTCGACGTCCCCCGCGCCGAGGCCGCCCGGGCGGTCGGGTTCTGGTCCGCGGCGCTGGGCACCGGCGCCGAACCCGAGCCGGGGCAGCCGCAGTTCGTCTCGCTGCCGGGGGCGTTCCCCGGCCTGGTCGTGGCCGTGCAGGCGCTGGAGGAGGGGCAGGCGCGGTTCCACGTCGACGTGGAGACCGACGACGTGGCCGCCGAGACGGCCCGGCTCACCGCCCTGGGGGCGGTGGAGGTCTCCGCCTGGGAGGGCTGCCGGACGCTGCGCGCCCCGGGCGGTCACCTGCTGTGCGTCATCCCGGTCCACGACCCGGCCGGGTTCGCGCAGCACGCCACGACCTGGACGTGA
- a CDS encoding SPFH domain-containing protein, translated as MDNVVTLIVLVLVILFAVTVVIRTIRIVPQATAVIVERLGRYSRTLEAGLHFLVPFIDKVRANVDLREQVVSFPPQPVITSDNLVVSIDTVIYYQPTDPKSATYEIANYIQGIEQLTVTTLRNVIGSLDLEQTLTSRDQINGQLRGVLDEATGRWGIRVNRVELKAIDPPASVQDSMEKQMRAERDRRAAILNAEGLKQSQILTAEGEKQSQILRAEGSAQAAILRSQGEAKAITQVFDAIHRGDPDPKLLAYQYLQTLPQIAKGDANKVWIVPSELNDALRGFGSMFSAVQTDPSGASRAQRPAPEEHDTGLPDVVLEDPAEALKRAREEAAGATRDAEGATRLGGDA; from the coding sequence ATGGACAACGTCGTCACCCTCATCGTCCTGGTGCTCGTCATCCTCTTCGCGGTGACGGTCGTCATCCGCACGATCCGCATCGTGCCGCAGGCCACCGCGGTCATCGTCGAGCGCCTCGGGCGCTACTCGCGGACGCTGGAGGCGGGGCTGCACTTCCTCGTCCCGTTCATCGACAAGGTCCGCGCGAACGTCGACCTGCGCGAGCAGGTCGTCTCGTTCCCGCCGCAGCCGGTCATCACCTCCGACAACCTCGTCGTGAGCATCGACACCGTCATCTACTACCAGCCCACGGACCCCAAGTCGGCCACCTACGAGATCGCCAACTACATCCAGGGCATCGAGCAGCTGACCGTCACGACGCTGCGCAACGTCATCGGCTCCCTGGACCTCGAGCAAACCCTGACCAGCCGCGACCAGATCAACGGCCAGCTGCGCGGGGTCCTCGACGAGGCCACCGGCCGCTGGGGGATCCGCGTGAACCGCGTGGAGCTCAAGGCCATCGACCCGCCGGCCAGCGTCCAGGACTCGATGGAGAAGCAGATGCGCGCCGAGCGCGACCGGCGCGCGGCCATCCTCAACGCCGAGGGCCTCAAGCAGTCCCAGATCCTCACCGCCGAGGGCGAGAAGCAGTCGCAGATCCTGCGCGCGGAGGGTTCGGCGCAGGCCGCGATCCTGCGCTCGCAGGGCGAGGCGAAGGCCATCACGCAGGTGTTCGACGCCATCCACCGCGGCGACCCCGACCCCAAGCTGCTGGCCTACCAGTACCTGCAGACGCTGCCGCAGATCGCCAAGGGCGACGCCAACAAGGTGTGGATCGTGCCCAGCGAGCTGAACGACGCGCTGCGGGGTTTCGGGTCGATGTTCTCCGCGGTCCAGACCGACCCCTCCGGCGCGTCCCGGGCGCAGCGGCCCGCCCCCGAGGAGCACGACACCGGGCTGCCCGACGTCGTCCTGGAGGACCCCGCCGAAGCCCTCAAGCGGGCCCGGGAGGAGGCGGCCGGGGCGACGCGCGACGCCGAGGGCGCGACCCGGCTCGGTGGGGACGCCTAG
- a CDS encoding NfeD family protein: MITVEFLDALLDRSWLVWIAAALVLGILEITAIDLVFAMLAGGALAGALADALGLGFVGQVLVAAAAAALLIGTIRPVLLRRLRMPPVGTTNTPALVGRPALVLAEVTVRGGRVKLAGETWSARSTGAVFDVGDDVVVTAIDGATAVVGPLPAPPAPTQIPET; this comes from the coding sequence GTGATCACGGTGGAGTTCCTGGACGCGCTGCTGGACCGCAGCTGGCTCGTCTGGATCGCCGCCGCCCTCGTCCTGGGCATCCTGGAGATCACCGCGATCGACCTCGTCTTCGCCATGCTGGCCGGCGGGGCGCTCGCGGGTGCCCTCGCCGACGCCCTCGGTCTGGGGTTCGTCGGTCAGGTCCTCGTCGCGGCCGCGGCCGCCGCCCTGCTCATCGGCACCATCCGCCCGGTCCTGCTGCGGCGCCTGCGGATGCCGCCGGTCGGCACGACCAACACCCCCGCCCTCGTGGGGCGCCCGGCGCTCGTGCTGGCCGAGGTCACGGTGCGCGGCGGGCGGGTCAAGCTCGCCGGTGAGACGTGGTCGGCCCGCTCCACCGGCGCCGTCTTCGACGTCGGCGACGACGTGGTGGTCACCGCCATCGACGGGGCCACGGCCGTCGTCGGCCCCCTGCCCGCACCCCCCGCACCGACGCAGATCCCGGAGACCTGA
- a CDS encoding VanZ family protein, producing the protein MGALPTFLVEHAAAVPVALLLLVLGCAGLGLLVRRRPRATAWLLAAALLPVVGLTLAPDGRGRRAEQWCQAGFSLPSLGSVELLANVALFVPAAVFGVLLLRRPVLVVLGGSALSAAVEVVQASAPALGRSCTTDDWAMNTAGTIVGVLVGVLVGSPLPGVGRIRRRG; encoded by the coding sequence GTGGGGGCGCTGCCGACCTTCCTGGTCGAGCACGCCGCGGCCGTGCCCGTGGCCCTGCTGCTCCTCGTCCTGGGGTGCGCGGGCCTGGGGTTGCTGGTGCGCCGGCGCCCCCGGGCGACGGCGTGGCTGCTCGCCGCGGCGCTGCTGCCCGTCGTGGGGCTGACCCTGGCCCCCGACGGGCGCGGGCGCCGCGCCGAGCAGTGGTGCCAGGCCGGTTTCAGCCTGCCCTCCCTCGGCAGCGTCGAGCTGCTCGCCAACGTCGCGCTGTTCGTGCCCGCCGCGGTGTTCGGCGTGCTGCTGCTGCGCCGGCCCGTGCTCGTCGTCCTCGGCGGGTCGGCGCTGTCGGCGGCGGTCGAGGTCGTGCAGGCCTCCGCGCCGGCCCTCGGCCGCTCCTGCACGACCGACGACTGGGCCATGAACACCGCGGGCACGATCGTCGGTGTCCTCGTCGGTGTGCTCGTCGGCTCGCCGCTGCCGGGCGTGGGTAGGATCCGCCGCAGGGGGTGA
- the gcvP gene encoding aminomethyl-transferring glycine dehydrogenase: protein MSSPSVPATELPEFTPEPAALPFSARHIGPDATAVARMLSVVGLDSLDDLVDRAVPAGIRDGVLDLPEALGETSVTAALRALAAKNRVVPSMIGLGYVGTRTPAVVRRNVLEDPAWYTAYTPYQPEISQGRLEALLNFQTAVTDLTGLAIANASLLDEGTAAAEAMTLARRTSKAPAGAVFAVDADVLPQTLAVLRTRALPLGLELALVDLDTPDPLAGLDAVFGLLVQYPGTSGKVRDLAGVVADAHARGAVAVAAADLLALTQLVAPGEFGIDVAVGSSQRFGVPMGAGGPHAAYMAVRKGLERSLPGRLVGVSVDADGNPAYRLALQTREQHIRRDKATSNICTAQVLLAVMAGCYAVWHGPEGLRAIGAQVARRAAALAQTLRAGGVEVVHDAFFDTVLTRVPGRARAVVDAALAAGVNLRFVDADHVGLTVDETTTDAHVAAALAGFGLDPAEVSAEPALPAALRRTSEFLTHPVFSQHRSETAMLRYLRRLSDADYALDRGAIPLGSCTMKLNATTELEPISWPEFADLHPYAPADQLAGTAELVADLERWLAEVTGYDAVSLQPNAGSQGEFAGLLAIRAYHVAQGHGERSVCLIPSSAHGTNAASAVMAGLKVVVVACDEAGNVDLDDLRAKVSEHAHDLAALMVTYPSTHGVYEESIREVCGLVHDAGGQVYVDGANLNALVGLARPGKFGADVSHLNLHKTFCIPHGGGGPGVGPVAVRSHLAPFLPSTAPDGEGVGMVSAAPFGSAGILPIPWAYLRLMGPDGLRAATVQAVLSANYVAARLSEAFPVLYRGPGGLVAHECILDLRPMTKATGVSVDDVAKRLIDHGFHAPTMSFPVVGTLMVEPTESEDLAELDRFCDAMLAIAAEVREIADGRWAVEDSPLRHAPHTAAALVGEWDHAYSRTEAVYPNGMDPRAKYWPPVRRIDGAAGDRNLVCSCPPLSEYGQD from the coding sequence ATGTCCTCGCCGTCCGTCCCCGCCACCGAACTGCCCGAGTTCACCCCCGAGCCGGCGGCCCTGCCCTTCAGCGCCCGCCACATCGGCCCCGACGCCACCGCCGTGGCCCGGATGCTGTCCGTCGTGGGCCTGGACTCCCTCGACGACCTCGTCGACCGGGCCGTGCCCGCGGGGATCCGCGACGGTGTGCTCGACCTGCCCGAAGCGCTCGGCGAGACGTCGGTGACGGCCGCGCTGCGGGCGCTGGCCGCCAAGAACCGCGTGGTCCCCTCGATGATCGGCCTGGGGTACGTCGGCACCCGCACCCCGGCCGTGGTGCGCCGCAACGTCCTGGAGGACCCGGCCTGGTACACGGCGTACACGCCGTACCAGCCCGAGATCTCCCAGGGGCGGCTGGAGGCCCTGCTGAACTTCCAGACCGCGGTCACCGACCTGACGGGGCTGGCGATCGCCAACGCCTCCCTGCTCGACGAGGGCACCGCCGCCGCCGAGGCCATGACGCTGGCGCGCCGCACCTCCAAGGCCCCCGCCGGTGCCGTGTTCGCCGTCGACGCCGACGTCCTGCCGCAGACCCTCGCGGTCCTGCGCACCCGGGCGCTGCCGCTCGGGCTGGAACTGGCCCTCGTCGACCTCGACACCCCCGACCCGCTGGCCGGTCTGGACGCCGTCTTCGGCCTGCTCGTGCAGTACCCGGGGACCTCGGGCAAGGTCCGCGACCTCGCCGGGGTCGTCGCCGACGCCCACGCCCGCGGGGCGGTCGCCGTGGCCGCCGCCGACCTGCTCGCCCTGACGCAGCTCGTCGCGCCGGGGGAGTTCGGGATCGACGTCGCCGTGGGCTCCAGCCAGCGCTTCGGCGTCCCCATGGGCGCCGGCGGCCCGCACGCGGCGTACATGGCCGTGCGCAAGGGGCTGGAGCGGTCCCTGCCCGGACGGCTCGTCGGGGTCTCCGTCGACGCCGACGGCAACCCGGCGTACCGCCTGGCGCTGCAGACCCGCGAGCAGCACATCCGCCGCGACAAGGCCACGTCGAACATCTGCACCGCCCAGGTGCTGCTGGCCGTCATGGCCGGCTGCTACGCCGTCTGGCACGGCCCCGAGGGGTTGCGGGCCATCGGGGCCCAGGTCGCCCGCCGCGCCGCCGCGCTCGCGCAGACCCTGCGGGCGGGAGGCGTCGAGGTCGTCCACGACGCGTTCTTCGACACCGTCCTGACCCGCGTCCCGGGCCGGGCGCGCGCCGTCGTCGACGCAGCCCTGGCGGCCGGGGTGAACCTGCGGTTCGTCGACGCCGACCACGTCGGGCTCACGGTCGACGAGACGACCACCGACGCCCACGTCGCGGCGGCCCTGGCCGGGTTCGGCCTCGACCCCGCCGAGGTGAGCGCCGAGCCCGCGCTGCCCGCCGCGCTGCGCCGCACGTCGGAGTTCCTGACCCACCCCGTGTTCTCGCAGCACCGCTCCGAGACGGCGATGCTGCGGTACCTGCGCCGGCTGTCCGACGCCGACTACGCCCTGGACCGCGGGGCCATCCCGCTGGGCTCGTGCACCATGAAGCTCAACGCCACGACCGAGCTCGAGCCCATCTCCTGGCCCGAGTTCGCCGACCTGCACCCCTACGCCCCCGCCGACCAGCTCGCGGGCACGGCCGAGCTCGTGGCCGACCTCGAGCGCTGGCTCGCCGAGGTCACCGGCTACGACGCGGTCTCGCTGCAGCCCAACGCCGGCTCGCAGGGGGAGTTCGCCGGGCTGCTGGCCATCCGCGCCTACCACGTGGCCCAGGGCCACGGGGAGCGCTCGGTCTGCCTCATCCCCAGCTCCGCGCACGGCACGAACGCCGCCAGCGCCGTCATGGCCGGGCTGAAGGTCGTCGTCGTGGCCTGCGACGAGGCCGGCAACGTCGACCTGGACGACCTGCGCGCCAAGGTGTCCGAGCACGCCCACGACCTCGCCGCGCTCATGGTCACCTACCCCTCCACGCACGGCGTCTACGAGGAGTCGATCCGCGAGGTCTGCGGGCTCGTCCACGACGCCGGCGGGCAGGTCTACGTCGACGGCGCGAACCTCAACGCCCTCGTCGGCCTGGCCCGGCCGGGCAAGTTCGGGGCGGACGTCTCGCACCTGAACCTGCACAAGACGTTCTGCATCCCCCACGGCGGCGGCGGCCCCGGCGTCGGGCCCGTCGCGGTCCGCTCCCACCTCGCGCCGTTCCTGCCCTCCACCGCCCCCGATGGCGAAGGGGTCGGCATGGTCTCGGCCGCCCCGTTCGGCTCGGCGGGGATCCTGCCGATCCCGTGGGCCTACCTGCGGCTCATGGGCCCCGACGGGCTGCGCGCCGCGACCGTCCAGGCCGTCCTGTCCGCCAACTACGTCGCCGCCCGGCTGTCCGAGGCGTTCCCCGTCCTGTACCGCGGGCCGGGCGGGCTCGTGGCCCACGAGTGCATCCTCGACCTGCGGCCCATGACCAAGGCCACGGGCGTGAGCGTCGACGACGTCGCCAAGCGGCTCATCGACCACGGCTTCCACGCCCCGACGATGTCCTTCCCCGTCGTCGGGACCCTCATGGTCGAACCGACCGAGAGCGAGGACCTCGCCGAGCTGGACCGGTTCTGCGACGCGATGCTCGCCATCGCCGCCGAGGTGCGCGAGATCGCCGACGGCCGCTGGGCCGTGGAGGACTCCCCGCTGCGGCACGCCCCGCACACGGCGGCCGCGCTCGTGGGGGAGTGGGACCACGCGTACTCGCGCACCGAGGCCGTCTACCCGAACGGGATGGACCCGCGGGCGAAGTACTGGCCGCCGGTGCGCCGCATCGACGGCGCCGCCGGGGACCGCAACCTCGTGTGCTCCTGCCCGCCCCTGAGCGAGTACGGGCAGGACTGA
- a CDS encoding AAA family ATPase produces MISLAVCSAKGGVGKTSVVLGLASAALHRGASTLVVDLDPQADATSGLDVTAQRAHDVASVMQAPKRRVAEEAVAPSGWVDDHPGLLDVLSGSDASAGLDTPSADEEALKSLRRALKKLDDHALALLDTPPSLNGLTRSAWRAADAVLVVSDASRFSVAAVDRTVRELRALRQGPRVVGIQVNRFNQRSGEQRFRYEELQGLFGDLVLEPLPDRASVPQSQGAGVPLHSLRTRTARSLAAQFDAVLDRVLPPA; encoded by the coding sequence GTGATCAGCCTCGCCGTCTGCAGCGCCAAGGGCGGGGTGGGCAAGACCTCCGTCGTCCTCGGGCTCGCCTCCGCGGCCCTCCACCGCGGCGCCAGCACGCTCGTCGTCGACCTCGACCCGCAGGCGGACGCCACCTCCGGCCTCGACGTGACGGCCCAGCGCGCGCACGACGTCGCCTCGGTGATGCAGGCCCCCAAGCGCAGGGTCGCCGAGGAGGCCGTCGCCCCCAGCGGCTGGGTGGACGACCACCCGGGTCTGCTGGACGTGCTGAGCGGGTCGGACGCCTCGGCGGGGCTGGACACCCCCAGCGCCGACGAGGAGGCCCTGAAGTCGTTGCGGCGGGCCCTGAAGAAGCTGGACGACCACGCGCTGGCGCTGCTGGACACCCCGCCGTCGCTCAACGGGCTGACCCGCTCGGCGTGGCGGGCCGCCGACGCCGTGCTCGTCGTCTCGGACGCGAGCAGGTTCTCGGTGGCGGCGGTGGACCGCACGGTGCGCGAGCTGCGGGCGCTGCGGCAGGGACCGCGCGTCGTGGGGATCCAGGTCAACCGCTTCAACCAGCGCTCCGGGGAGCAGCGGTTCCGGTACGAGGAGCTGCAGGGGTTGTTCGGCGACCTCGTCCTGGAACCCCTGCCGGACCGGGCGTCGGTGCCGCAGTCGCAGGGCGCGGGGGTCCCGCTGCACTCGCTGAGGACCCGCACGGCGCGTTCGCTCGCGGCGCAGTTCGACGCGGTCCTGGACCGGGTGCTGCCGCCGGCCTGA
- a CDS encoding MerR family transcriptional regulator, whose amino-acid sequence MSSGDTVAGSSRKSTRPARAQGVLFTEDLPDLDDEVGYRGQTACKAAGITYRQLDYWARTGLVEPSVRGASGSGTQRLYGFRDILVLKVVKRLLDTGVSLHQIRTAVTHLRERGVDDLAQITLMSDGASVYECTSADEVIDLVQGGQGVFGIAVGRVWREVEGELASLPSERPAPREEGEGAMVLADELSRRRAAREAG is encoded by the coding sequence GTGAGCAGTGGCGACACAGTCGCGGGGTCGTCGCGGAAGTCGACCCGACCCGCCCGTGCTCAAGGTGTGCTCTTCACCGAGGACCTCCCGGACCTCGACGACGAGGTCGGGTACCGCGGGCAGACCGCGTGCAAGGCCGCCGGCATCACCTACCGGCAGCTGGACTACTGGGCCCGCACCGGTCTGGTCGAGCCCAGCGTGCGCGGGGCCTCCGGCTCGGGCACGCAGCGCCTCTACGGCTTCCGCGACATCCTCGTGCTCAAGGTCGTCAAGCGGCTGCTGGACACCGGGGTCTCCCTGCACCAGATCCGCACCGCCGTCACGCACCTGCGCGAGCGCGGTGTCGACGACCTGGCCCAGATCACCCTCATGTCCGACGGCGCCAGCGTCTACGAGTGCACCTCGGCGGACGAGGTGATAGATCTCGTCCAGGGCGGCCAGGGGGTCTTCGGCATCGCCGTCGGCCGCGTCTGGCGCGAGGTGGAGGGCGAGCTGGCCTCCCTGCCCAGCGAGCGCCCCGCCCCCCGCGAGGAGGGCGAAGGGGCCATGGTCCTGGCCGACGAGCTCTCCCGCCGCCGCGCCGCCCGCGAAGCGGGCTGA
- a CDS encoding bifunctional nuclease domain-containing protein: MRALDVIGVRVEMPSNNPIVLLRERDGDRYLPIWIGAPEASAIAFAQQGVVPPRPLTHDLLKDVIEAVGRRLEEVRIVAVKDNVYYAELAFDGGLTVSSRTSDAIALALRVGCPIVGAEGVLDSGGVPVPDEDEDEVEKFREFLDHISPEDFESGSGRE, encoded by the coding sequence GTGCGTGCGCTCGATGTCATCGGCGTCAGGGTCGAGATGCCTTCCAACAACCCGATCGTGCTGCTGCGCGAACGGGACGGCGACCGGTACCTGCCGATCTGGATCGGCGCCCCCGAGGCCAGCGCCATCGCCTTCGCCCAGCAGGGCGTCGTGCCCCCGCGGCCGCTGACCCACGACCTGCTCAAGGACGTCATCGAGGCCGTCGGCCGGCGTCTGGAGGAGGTCCGGATCGTCGCGGTCAAGGACAACGTCTACTACGCCGAGCTCGCCTTCGACGGCGGGCTGACGGTCAGCTCCCGCACGTCGGACGCGATCGCGCTGGCGCTGCGGGTGGGCTGCCCCATCGTCGGCGCCGAGGGGGTCCTGGACTCCGGCGGCGTACCGGTGCCCGACGAGGACGAGGACGAGGTGGAGAAGTTCCGCGAGTTCCTCGACCACATCTCGCCCGAGGACTTCGAGTCGGGCTCGGGGCGGGAGTAG
- a CDS encoding MerR family transcriptional regulator codes for MTIGEVMAILIPEFPDITISKIRFLEEQGLVEPGRTAAGYRKFSSDDVDRLRYVLSAQRDHYLPLKVIRENLEALDRGLELPDPVEAAPRVPPALVVQGVPGADRFDGHAAGLRLTRSELLRESGVDAELLDALEGFGVLSPAPGGPWYDGEALEVLRAAADLSAHGIEARHLRIFRTAADREVALAEQVAAPLQRSGQRSASSEQAARAEQVVREIAAACLRLHTALVAGALGRTTR; via the coding sequence ATGACGATCGGTGAGGTCATGGCGATCCTCATCCCGGAGTTCCCCGACATCACGATCTCCAAGATCCGCTTCCTGGAGGAGCAGGGTCTGGTCGAGCCCGGCCGGACGGCCGCGGGGTACCGCAAGTTCTCCTCCGACGACGTCGACCGGCTGCGGTACGTGCTGTCGGCCCAGCGCGACCACTACCTGCCGCTGAAGGTCATCCGGGAGAACCTCGAGGCGCTGGACCGCGGCCTGGAGCTGCCCGACCCGGTCGAGGCCGCCCCCCGCGTCCCGCCGGCCCTGGTCGTGCAGGGCGTGCCCGGCGCGGACCGGTTCGACGGGCACGCCGCCGGTCTGCGGCTGACCCGCAGCGAGCTGCTGCGCGAGTCCGGGGTCGACGCCGAGCTGCTGGACGCCCTGGAGGGCTTCGGCGTGCTGTCCCCGGCCCCGGGCGGGCCCTGGTACGACGGGGAGGCGCTGGAGGTCCTGCGGGCCGCGGCCGACCTGTCCGCGCACGGCATCGAGGCCCGCCACCTGCGCATCTTCCGCACGGCCGCCGACCGCGAGGTCGCCCTGGCCGAGCAGGTCGCCGCACCGCTGCAGCGCTCGGGCCAGCGCTCGGCGTCCTCGGAGCAGGCGGCGCGGGCCGAGCAGGTGGTGCGCGAGATCGCCGCGGCCTGCCTGCGGCTGCACACCGCCCTCGTCGCCGGCGCGCTGGGGCGCACGACCCGCTGA